The DNA window CGCACCCGAACTACCGCCGGCTCTGAGAAAAGCGACGGCCATGGCCGCGTGGCGAAAGTGAAACTGTTAGCTCAGGTTGACGGCCTCGTCGAACAGCGGCTTCAGGCGACTGACTGTCTGGTCGTCGTGAGCGCCGGGGTCCAGATGGAAGTGAGCGACGGCGTCGGCGTCCCGGAGCTGGCCGGCGAACATATGGAGGAACTTGAAGACGGGCTGCATGTCCGCGAACTGCAACATCTCGGTCATCGAGTCCATGCAGACGACGAGCTGGCTGTCGTCGTCGTGGTCGTTGAGATAGTTGTTGAGCCGCATCCCCAGGCCGGTGATGTCGTTCGGATTTGCCGTCGTAACGAAGACGTTCTCGGGGACGCTCTCACCACCTGGTTGCTGGCCGGGCTGGTCGCCGACGACGACGATACCCATCCGCCCCGGCAAGTCGCCGTGGTGGTCGCGCCACTGGTCGACGAGGTCCGCCGGGGTACCCGAGTAGGTGATGTGCAACACGTCGAGGCGGCTGGGCGGGCCGGCACCCTGCAGGTCGAGACACGTCGCCCGTTTCTCGTCACTGAGGGAGGGGGCCATCACGATGACGTTCGTCCCGGGTGCTGGGCTGTCGGTCGGCATCACTGTCCCCCGTCGTCGAGGGTCGTCTCGGTACTACCGGCGCCAGGTGGTTGCTGGATTCGCATATAGGGTTCTTCTTCGATGTACTCGACGAGGCGAGTCGACCCCATAAATCCGCTGGGTGACTTCTGGAGTTCGAGATACTGCAGTCCCTTGTCGGTCACCCACGTCTCCAGGGTCTGCCAGGCGCCGTTCTCGTAGAACGCGGCGAGTTCCTCGTCGAGCGACTGTGGGTTGAACAGATACATCGAGGTGTCTTCGGGCTGGTAGAGGTTCTCCTCCTCCCAGAACCGTATCTGCCGGAGCTCGTCGTCGGTCAGGACGGGGAGCTGGGCCTCGACGTTGAGGATGCTGAACATGGGCGCGTCGCCCCGGCGCTCGTCGATGGTCCGGAAGACCGACGCGGGGTTGTCGGTGTCGTGTTCCTGCGGTTTGAACACGTTGCGCTTGGTGTTCTCCCAGATGTTGGCGAAGTCGACGAGAAAGAGCTGGTCGTTCGCCAGCAACTCCTCCATGTCGCCGATTCGCTCGTCGATGATAGTCCGCAGCCGCTTGGGCGGCAGTTCGACGGGCGGGATGATGGTGATAGGCATCCCCTCCTCGCGGGCCTGCACCATGAGGTTCGTCAGGATGGAGTGGGGGCTGGCCTGGCCGTCGTGTTCCAGCAGCAGGGTGCCGCCCTTGACGACACCGCCGCCCATGAGTCGGTCGAGGCCGTCGATGCCTGTGGACATGTGATCCGAGGGGACGAACTCCCCCGGGTGGGTCCGCAGTCGCGGCGAGATACGCAGCCCCTCGTGGGTGAAGCTCACCTCGTGGACGCGGGTGTCGTGGTCGACGCCGCGCATCTTCACCACCTCCAGGAACCGGTGGTAGTCGCCACCGACGTTCTCCCGCCAGAGCCGGAGCACGCCGTGGGTGTTGAACTGGACGGCGTCGCTCGCGGCGACGGTCTTGACGTCGTTCTGATTGAGGTCGGGCTGGGACTCCTCGGCGGTAAACAGCGCCGTCGCGCCGAACTCGTCGTTCAGCAGGCGGATGAAATCTAACAGTGTGCGCCGGAACACGTCCTGGTCCTCGCCGATAGCCGACAGCCCCGAAACGGAGTCGAGCACCACGCGGTCCGCGGGCGCGAACCGTTCGAGGTACTGCGTGATATACTGGGACTCGAAGGGCGCGGAGTAGTCCCCGCCCAGCATCTTCCCGCCTTCGAGAGTTTCGAGCGTGAGTTCGCGACCGTCACCGCCCTCGACGGTCTGGCCCGGGGTCGCATGCAGCGACGTGACCGTGAGGTTGTCGTCGTGGAGGTCAAAGGCGAACTCCTCGAAGGCGTCGGACAGTTCGTCGAAGGTCTGTTCGGTGCTGATGTACAGACAGTCCTCGTCTCGTGCCACTCCTTCGGCCAGGAACTGCATGGCCAGCGTCGATTTCCCCGTTCCCGGGCCGCCGGTGACCAGTACCGTCCGGCCCTCGGGGAGTCCGCCGTCGAGGATGCTGTCTAGGGTCTCACTGCCTGTCGGGACGGACATGTGGTTATCTGCCCTGAGTTGGCAACGCCCTCATAAATGACTGATGCCAACAGTATCAGTCATGAAACTGGTCACAGCGGGACTGCTCTCTTGTTCCCGCCGGACACCGGAAACCGTGACAGCAGTCCTGCTCATACTGCCGGCTGTAACAAACTGAAGTAATTCGCCCCCGCGGGTGGCGAATATCTTTACGAACTTACAGCCGGCAGTATTAGTCGATGTGGACCACGAGGACGGGGACCGGCGAGCTCTCGACGACGCGCTCCGTGACACTGCCCAGGTTGGCCACCCGGTCCCGGCCGGTGCGTCCGTGGGTGCCCATCACGACGAGGTCGATAGCCGCCGATTCCGCGTAGTCGACGATGGCCTTGTGGGGAATACCTTCCTCCATCCGCGTCTCGACGTCGAGCCCGGCTTCCTCGCCGCCGACACCGATGTCGTCGAGCGCGACCTCACCTTCCTCCTCTAAGGACTGTCGCACGTCGTCCTGCGTGTCCTTCTCGGCGGCCAGCACCAGCCGCCGGTCGACGACGTAGAGCCCGTGCAACACGGCGTCGTTGTCGCGGGCGATGGAGACGGCGTGGGAAAGCGTCTCCGTCGTCCCGGAACTCCCGTCGGTCGCGACCAGTACGTTGTCGTACATCCCGTGAAACTGCGTCCCGACGGTACATAGTACTCCCTGTTGGCACACCGCATGGCCGTCGACCTCGCTACTCCACGGCTCATTGCGTTCGCCGTTCCGTTACGAGTCCTCCCGTAGGTCGACCTCGCCACTGCTCCGCGGGTCGTTCCTCCCCGCTCCGCTTCGAGGGTCCTCCCTTCGGTCGGACCCTCGCTACTCATGCCATACACTTTTGCTTCCGGCAATCCTTGCTAGTTACTACCATGCACGGGGAGCGACAGCCGGTGGCTGACCGGGCAGAGCTATACGTCCGGTCGCTGCTCCCGGAGGGGTACAGCCAGCAGCAGGCGGCCACGCTGGACCGGGTCGACGACCTCATCGAGGACGGTGTCGTCGGGGAGCGGCAGGTACAGGTGTGTGGGCACCAGGTCCCCGCGTCGGTCGCCGCGACCCGGACCGCGGTCGGTGCGTTACTCGTCACCCGTCTGGCCGCGTTCCAGGCGTGGGCGAAGCGAAACGACTGCTCGCTCGCGCCGGCGATGGAACTTTGCACAGTGGACGACTCACTGGCCGACGCCCACTACCGGGCGCTCCGTCTCCCCGCCGTGTTGCTGGCCGAATACCGCGACGGTGACCTCCGCTGTGTGACGCCCCACCACGACGGCGAGGCGGTCCGTAGCGTCGACGACCGCCTCGACGAGCTGGCGGCGGGGGAGCCGACGACCTTCGAGCCGCTCCGACGGACCACGCCCCTGACCCCCACCTCGGCGATGGAATTCGAGCCCGAAGACGACGACTCCGAGGAGCGCGACACCGAGGAGCCCGCCCTGATAACGTAGCGGTACTGCGTTTCCATACGCCCACATTTACTTCGGTACGCGGAGGACCGCCGCTGACTCGCTCCGCTCGCCATCGAGCCCCCGCCCTCACTGCGTTCCTGTGGGACCGCGCCACCATCTCAATACACTTATCCCCGGCCGCTGTCGTAGCGTGGGGTATGAGTACGGTCACGGTCACACTGCCCGACGGGTCCACGCTCTCGATGGACGACGGCAGCACGGTCGAGGACGTCGCCTACGAAATCGGGCCGGGCCTCGGTTCGGACACCGTCGCGGGCGTCGTCGACGGCGACTTGGTCGACAAACACACTCCTCTCACCGAGGACGTCGAACTGGTCATCGTCACACCCCAGAGCGACGAGTACGCCGACGTGTTGCGCCACTCGGCAGCCCA is part of the Haloarcula salinisoli genome and encodes:
- a CDS encoding DUF7504 family protein — translated: MPTDSPAPGTNVIVMAPSLSDEKRATCLDLQGAGPPSRLDVLHITYSGTPADLVDQWRDHHGDLPGRMGIVVVGDQPGQQPGGESVPENVFVTTANPNDITGLGMRLNNYLNDHDDDSQLVVCMDSMTEMLQFADMQPVFKFLHMFAGQLRDADAVAHFHLDPGAHDDQTVSRLKPLFDEAVNLS
- a CDS encoding universal stress protein, which codes for MYDNVLVATDGSSGTTETLSHAVSIARDNDAVLHGLYVVDRRLVLAAEKDTQDDVRQSLEEEGEVALDDIGVGGEEAGLDVETRMEEGIPHKAIVDYAESAAIDLVVMGTHGRTGRDRVANLGSVTERVVESSPVPVLVVHID
- a CDS encoding HTH domain-containing protein encodes the protein MHGERQPVADRAELYVRSLLPEGYSQQQAATLDRVDDLIEDGVVGERQVQVCGHQVPASVAATRTAVGALLVTRLAAFQAWAKRNDCSLAPAMELCTVDDSLADAHYRALRLPAVLLAEYRDGDLRCVTPHHDGEAVRSVDDRLDELAAGEPTTFEPLRRTTPLTPTSAMEFEPEDDDSEERDTEEPALIT
- a CDS encoding ATPase domain-containing protein; translation: MSVPTGSETLDSILDGGLPEGRTVLVTGGPGTGKSTLAMQFLAEGVARDEDCLYISTEQTFDELSDAFEEFAFDLHDDNLTVTSLHATPGQTVEGGDGRELTLETLEGGKMLGGDYSAPFESQYITQYLERFAPADRVVLDSVSGLSAIGEDQDVFRRTLLDFIRLLNDEFGATALFTAEESQPDLNQNDVKTVAASDAVQFNTHGVLRLWRENVGGDYHRFLEVVKMRGVDHDTRVHEVSFTHEGLRISPRLRTHPGEFVPSDHMSTGIDGLDRLMGGGVVKGGTLLLEHDGQASPHSILTNLMVQAREEGMPITIIPPVELPPKRLRTIIDERIGDMEELLANDQLFLVDFANIWENTKRNVFKPQEHDTDNPASVFRTIDERRGDAPMFSILNVEAQLPVLTDDELRQIRFWEEENLYQPEDTSMYLFNPQSLDEELAAFYENGAWQTLETWVTDKGLQYLELQKSPSGFMGSTRLVEYIEEEPYMRIQQPPGAGSTETTLDDGGQ